Proteins found in one Thalassophryne amazonica chromosome 1, fThaAma1.1, whole genome shotgun sequence genomic segment:
- the LOC117513113 gene encoding RNA polymerase II elongation factor ELL-like — protein sequence MKIPAPTPDDPDATKIIRFNLSSDGSENPQSSFECIQQDDTDHLESKGHIQGKMTVCATEQAYQETQKYLSQMEKSSQKR from the exons ATGAAGATTCCAGCACCAACCCCGGACGACCCTGATGCCACAAAAATCATCAGGTTCAACTTGTCCAGTGATGGCAGCGAGAACCCACAGTCAAGCTTTGAGTGCATTCAGCA GGACGACAccgaccacctggagagcaagggCCATATTCAGGGCAAGATGACAGTTTGTGCCACAGAACAGGCCTACCAGGAAACGCAGAAATACCTGTCTCAGATGGAGAAATCCAGCCAGAAACG